From the genome of Solanum lycopersicum chromosome 12, SLM_r2.1:
ttcctgTAGATTTTGACAAATAGATCTGAACTATAAACTCTCTTTTTAGAAAACCATTAAAATCAAACCTAAATTGCATGGATCAACGTAATTACCCACTCCTCTTGACCTCTTATGAGCATCAATCGAAgattaaaaatatgatgaagTTATCAACCTTAACCCATGAATTAACTCCATGATAATTAACCAAAATccataaatgaaaattaataaaaatagagcaaaacacaatataacTATATTAAATCAACACCCAAACCCATAATTGCATGTGCGGAATTGAGATTTTATCCattcatcataaaaattaaagatattatCCCTATGATGATTGAAATTATGGATGTgatgaaattatgaaattataatcaacattcattttgatataaacttccaattttaaatttcaagagTAAAATTTAAAACCTCAAGATAAAAGTACTTCTCTAAGAGTTCAAAAGTTTTCCTTTAAAACTCATACAAAGTTAGGGACTGGATTTCTCTTACAAAATCTCctatattttctctttattttgggTTATTTAGAGGTTACCAAAGTTTTGCCCTTAATTCACTACGTGACAACTTCGGTGAAATTAGTTGGGCTGCACAAACAAACTCGACAGATCACCATCTATTCCTTATCTcacctttttatttctttcggGCTTCAGGTGTTTGAACTTTAGTTGTTAAAAtcatttgtttatgattttaactTTTGGCGTATCACCAATTACCACATTTATTCCACTTTATAGCCTTTATTTTTCGTCAAAGTGATGACACCTTCGATAATGGTCATCTTGTTCGCCCTTCATTTTTAGTGAGTCGCCTTTTAACTTTATAGTTTACCAAATTTCCTATAACATCTTAAATGCTTAGAACAATCAATTTGGTCATGTTTAGGCCATTTTGGTGATCATCCCCTTTCAGGAGACTACCAGCTCagtttttatacttttttcactatttttgaTCTTTCTTCCAAGTGTTCATCGTTGtgtaacaaccctcaaaatTAAATAGGATATGTCTAGAGTCTCTCGTGTGTTTTAAgtgttaataattattttataaggtCTGTCGAATCTTGTAAAAGTTGTTGTAAAGAGTCTAGCAGTCAAACGACATAGAACAACCAAGACGTTCAGAAACTAGTCCTATGTGTGCTAGTGTGCATTTgcattttttaaatgttgtttGGTGGCTAAAATGATAGTAGGGGACCCTAGAATATATATGGTCATGTTTAAGGTTGAAATGTCTGGGCACAAATTCGCAAGGACCACTCTAAGTGTCCCTGAGGAGTACCTAAACATTGGTCAAGAAGCTGCAAAGACATCCTCATGATGGATGCAAATGATCCCCATCAACCAAATGACACCCCGTTAAAAGGGGGCATGGATCCAGAATTAGTTGTGGGATATTATCCCCCAAATGAGAAGTATCTAACCCAAAAAAGGACCAGCAAGACGGTCTGTCATCCATTCGACGCTCTACGAATGGGAGTCATCGTTTGATACCAGCAATTTCAGCAAGGTCTCAACCAGCGTAGTGGTGAATTCTCCCCACGTCCTAATTAAATAGAAGATGATTATTGTAGgtaatttaatgtattttaagttagttgAAACACCTAGGtgatttaatgtatttttagttAGTTGAAACACCTAGACCTAGAATTAGACTTCACTTTTAAAACACAAAACCTCTCCCAAACAAAGTTCTCTTAAGACTGCATGGTAGCTTGAAGCCAAGTTGAATCTAGGATTTACGAATTTTAGTGATTCCTCCACCAATTTCGTAGTATTCCTTCTAGTAAGGTATGTCAATTTCATCCTTGACTCTTCTTTCATTCAATGAGCCAAttccaaaggcttttcaaagatcACCAAAGTAAAGGTATTTTGTCATAATCTAATTCTGTTGAATTCATGTTAAGATAATTATTGGCTGTTGAATTACATGTTGATCATTGTCAaaatttctcatatttttccatatagtattgatatatatattgtgtgttGTTGGATCATTGATATGGATGAATTGTTTGTTTAGTCTTATAGAAATTGTCATTGGTAAGAACTTTAATTGTGTAATTTTTTGGAAAGACTAAGAAATGGAGATTGTGGCTATTGGAAGACGGTGAGTTGAACTAATTCCTTATTAAATGTAGAAAAAATTCTGAATTTCTATTGATGGATATGATACACTTATGGTGGCCGtgcttaattattataaatgttatgaacatgGCCCTGTCAgcattattatatgaattgtggTATTATCATGTTATGGTACATGTGAATGTATAAGATGAAGGTGCTCATGTGATGTCTATACGATCTTGTATGGTTGATATTAGGATATGATTTAAAGTACTTCCTCTCTAGTTGTTGATATATGATAATGAAGAGCTAAGGAGAGTCTcatacacatgtgcaatgtgtaTGAGATTTCTCCTAcgcattgcacatgtgggataCTAAGGGAGGGTTCTAGAAGTGTTCTTTTACGATTAAGTTGATTACATGTTATTTATGTCAAGTTATATATGATCTTATGAATAAAACATGTCATAATGAAATATGAGGTTATGTTGTAAGGCCACTGAATGTGATACTTAGTTTTTGATAGGGTTACGGGGTTCTATtcttggcattgcacaagtaattGTTGGATTACGTATATGTTGGATTTCTAACATGTTGGATGGACTTATGATGTTTCATTGTATGTTAATGTTAAGGTTATTTGATATTAAGCATGGTTTTCACTAAATTGTCTCTTTTCTCAcggattgatgatttttatgcatagtgCCACATCCcggtttaccccctagatgtaaccggcaTCGTCATCCTTTTTAAGGACCAAGACTCACATCTTAGTctcatgttaatatattcataggttgaaaatgtggaaaaaattaaaacttttcattacatctacttggaggtttacatagacctctacatacacacaATATagttatatcgagtatacataatcattcgtataggaaggttacataaccttctacttttattgcacatacatatataagatagaaacaTATTCACAAAGATTGTATCAtatcataccatctaaacgaatatcacaatatgggcatagccctacatcaaatgtaaagaagccacatataggcttatacaagtcATACATAATGCAAGCGTAATGAACATAAAAGTATTAGAAAAACATAGAAACTTCTTAGGCAAGATATTGGCATCTCCCTCAGAAAGTGAtgacctacccacttggatgatagagaatatccaagttTCCTTCAAGTCATTTCGAATGAGCCTTCAACGACTGAAACCTAAAaggtttggaaaaagggaagaaaacagggttagtactccacatatATAAGTATGAGACCTTATGAACATATAAAAGCAAAATTTTCgaaaaaaggacatttagtcaaaacatgcaaTTTTACCCTTCTAAAAGCCTAATGCAAACTTAAGAAAGTCATAGACCACATGATTTAAGTGTGGAAttcggtgttgtaaaaccttacaccgatggaaggtggtcttccggccaaagtagaacaaaGCATAaatgtagctttctaggtggatccactagctagtcttcctatggggccaacatagttcaaaaaatAAGAGATAGTATATTCCCTCTTTATACCACTTGGTAGTTGGGGCTTCCTCTCATGGGACTATATTGGATGATTATGcctctttgggaagtcaacATCTAATATAGAACTATAGGGAGAATCTTCCTCTTGGGGAAGTCATCatctctcattgtcaagttcactcggtgctaagctatgtccctttattgaaatatctttaaacctttaatttatcaatcataacttagtttaggccATAGGTTCTACCCCTtgtaaaatcatcatcatcaatagctcaataagaatcgCAAGAGTATAGTCCTTTGATCGCAATTGATATAAGTGAACTTAACatattagcatttcatagccTATAAAGTAACATTGATAGTTATCAAAACTCTTATATCACATTCACATTAATCAACCTTACAAAatagtaaagacatttcaattcaacataataccaccctatcatcctaatataaggcatacttcaatataacatcattacttaaccataattaataaaaattagaagtaaagatagagattccaaggcttaccaagtctccttcatggGTCATTATTAAGGCCTTACAATAAAACCTTAATTCACGCCAATTCAGATGTTCAACATCATAGTTCAATAATCACCTTGATAGCAATACTAGAAGAgtcactacaccataattcaacatcaattcaatgCTTAAAAAGGTTACTTAGGCCAATTTCCATAACCTAGGTCACTTCTCAAGATTAGCATGAAAGACAACAAttcattctaattttttaatcattggtgtaacaacatcatctaatagtgaTTTAACCCATGATCAAGACAATTGAATCAACCACAacccaatttacatcaagatcaacctagggttaagggttaaggatcaaAATCATTAAATTGAGCCAAACCATCACAATTGATCACAATAGaataaattacatgttaatatatccattatatcctaaataaatcataaacaactcacttcacaacatcaatttcgcaattggatgaaacccacatgaaaacacaacttttgaaatccattttgaaggaacactttgaggaaagagtctcaagggtgaattagatcccataccttaacgtttgatgaaaaattgatggtAAATTCGTCCCTTTCCATCCCCAAAATCCTTTTCCTtactagtcttcaatggtgaaaTAAGAAGAGAGTTGGTATTTGAGAGTTGTGATTAGGTTAATTGGAGTTGGGGCCTTCATATTGGAGATAAGTTAGTTAATTAGTATCCCCTTAATCCCTAAATAACCCCTAAACCActtcattaataaatttaataaatatttaaaatgtgaaacGATTTAAGACTCTCATAGACGGAACCCCGCCAAAAGGCCGTCTTTGAGTCGACAGACAGCCCCCCCCCCCTCCGCCGACCTGCAGCCCTCAGGTGAGTTCAGATATTATGCAGACGAGGGGCTTCCTCAATTCGTCTAAGTGTGGTACATTGGTGGAACCAACGCCCCATCAGTCCACACACACACCATTTCCTTCCTTGTCGATGCACACTTCTCAAGAAGTGTTGTCTCAACCTgcaggggtcctcctcaagggcccttggtttgtccttggggagtcgtacccggatgtttcaaccattaaacaacttaaacacCTATAAGGTATGATTTCAccatttttcatacatgttcgactcctaaaatatattcaaattggctaaggcacgctagtacccctttgaaccaacttatAGACGTCacagacgttcttggacgttttggttgttaaacttcctaaatgacctatattcattaaaatgaaattaaaatagtacttagacctcatgacacctatgttaggcctGACGACACAtgttggattttcaaggtgttacattatccccccccccctcccttaagtacatttgtccccgaatgacactagaACTCTTTTGAAgaaaggaatagactcaagactaacAGCCCAACcagtcaacaatatcaaataatcataaatcatatcatttcaacaaggaagatttcaaaactcaaatttttacACACAAGGCTCAAAACACTTTATCATGAggtatttccttctcacaaGACTTATGAACACAACATACATTACATAAGTCAACTAGCACAAAGTAAAACTTAACCACATGCTacataacatttcataaagAATCACCATACCAAAATTCACAATATAACTCAAATAAACCAAAAAGGTAAATTCTAGTTTTAGAGATACTACTTCAATGTAATGAAACCCAAAAATGCACATTTATGCAatacttcaccaaaaatcaagaaacttaaatttctagtcatatttatattattaaaaataatgactaaccttagttatcaaaaatatgagggtaatgggacttcatatcggcctcggcctcctatgttgcaccctcaacaagatgattcttccataacacctttacggaaaccACTTCTTTATtcttcaacttcttgacttgcctatcaagaatttgaactggaacttcctcataagagaggttatccttaaCACCAAGACCCTTAAGAAGAAAAACGGACTCGGGATGACCGATACACTTTTTCACTAGGATGTTTCAATTCATAGTCAACCTAAcaaaccctttgcaagattttgTAGGGAACGACATAAtaaggactcaacttccccttcttgccaaatctaacgacccctttcattggtgaaattttcaaatacaccttatcaccttcttcaaactccaaatcccttctcctatgattggTCTAATACTTTTGCCGATTTTAAACCATTTGCAATtgtttccttatgatatgaatctTCTCTAAGGTCTTAAAAATCAAATTGGGACCAAGAAGCGAAGGCTCACCCACTtaaaaccatccaataggagacctacacctcctaccatacaagacttcatagggagccatggaaatggatgaatgcaaactattattataagaaaccTCCACCAAAGTCAAATGCCTATCCCAATACCCTTTAAAGTCAATAATGcaagccctaagcatatcctcaagggtttaaATAGTTTGTTCCGCTTGACCAtacatttgaggatgaaaagcagtgctCAACTTTACCGTAGTACCCAACTTTATTCGAAATgatctccaaaacctagatgtaaattgtgcaccccgatctgatatgatggataaaggAATACCATagcgacacacaatctcatcaatgaagATTCTTGCATTATCTTCCGCCGAATAtgtagacttgacgggaataaagtgAGCGGACTTAGTCAACCTATCACTTTCACgtgttgcataagaacacaccccaaacccactcaGGATGTTTGATAATACAGAACAAAACCttttgtaccctccggtaaatTCAACACCAGAGCGAAAGtgagcctatctttcaacaattggaaaCTTTTCTCACATGCTTCCGACCAGTCAAATTTcctactcttttgggtcaaaataGTCAAAGGAGATGtaatggacgcaaaaccatccatGAACATCCGATAATAACCcactaaacccaagaaactcctaatgtcgattggattcaatggtctaggccaattcttcaCCGCCTCCGTTTTCCTTGGGTCTTTCTCAACTCCACTAGAAATGATGTGCCAAGAATTGTCatcgacctcaaccaaaactcacacttgctatatttggaaaaaaattgatgttctttaagggtttgcaatactaccctcaaatgacccatgtGATCACACTCATTCCTTGAGTATACCAACATGTCGTCactgaagacaatgacaaatgaatctacaTAATTTCGgaaaactctattcattaggtccataaaggTCGTCAGAGCATTAGTCAGACCGAAAGGCATAACAaagaactcatagtgcccatacCAAGTCCAAAAGGCCGTCTTGGTtacatcctcacctctcaccctaagttagTGATACcccaatctcaagtcaatttttgaaaattaagcCCCTTGGAggtgatcaaacaagtcgtcaatcctaGAGAGAGGGAACTTATTCTTAATGTTGACCTTTTTGAGTTtgcggtaatcaatacacattctcaaggaGCCATacttctttacaaataaaactggagcaccccatggagagaTACTCGGCCTTATAAAACCgttatttagtaaattattGAGTTGAGCCTTCGACTCATTCAATTCGGCTGGAGTCATCCTATAAGGAGTAATTTATATGGGATTTGTATATGGTAGAAAATCGATACCGAAGTCAATTTCCCGttcgggaggaataccgggaaggtcattaggaaattTGGAAACTCACTCACTCACTACGAGAACTGACTCAATGGGAAGAATTTTGAAGTCTAGATGTTGGACTCTTACCAAAGCGATATAGAAAACCCTctgagatcattttacatgtTATTAGACACGAGataatacgacctctaggaatagaatttccccccttccactctacaaCGTTTCATTTGGGAAGTTAGACCTCACCACCCTTGTCCTAAAATCATTGGAGGCTAAACATGCATGCAActaatccatacccaatataacatcaaaatcaaggatatcgagttctactagatcaacataagaaactctattgggcaacattattggacaatttctaaccctttttgcaacaactgaTTCACCCATGGGAGTAGACATTATAAAATGTTCATGCATAATAtcgggtaaaatatcaaacttattggctactagaggagtaacaaaGGATAAAGTAGCACCGGGATCAATgaaggcatatacatcaatagggAAGACTtttaacataccggtcaccacgtcAGGAGAAGTCTTTTGTTCACCCCTAGAGTGAAAGAatagaagcggttcttcttGGGAGCAtcattagaaccacttgcttgagcttggaCACCACTCTCTTGACCCTTCAATTTTGTACAAGCTCTCATGTAGTGATAAATCTTTCCACAACTAAAAAAATTCCCCGTTCATACCAAGCACTCACCAAGATGACCCTTTCAACACTTGGCATATGTAGGCTTCTCATTTGGTGAGTTTCCACTctgtccctttttagctctcAATTTATTTCCCTTATCATCACGAGCCTTCGGGAACTTGTatggaacttgattagaaaccctCTTCTTAAATCTACGCTTTTCTTGTATTTCAAGCCTATtatttgaagaacctccatcgAATGATCTTGCTCTCTTAGCATATCTATTCTTTCTCTTATCCCTTGCGTCCTCGACCGTTCTTGCATGCACCATAAGatgagaaatgttcatgttgtcatgtagcatgaCCGAATAGCACTTCTCTTGTAATTCCTCCACCACCCCCATCACAAAATAGCTCATTTGATGTCTAGGATTGAAAACCaaagaagaagcatatttggagAATTTAATGAATTCCAAAGAGTATTCATGGATACTCCTTCCTCCTTGGTGacggttgatgaactccaccactttttccTCCTTCATCTCCCTAGGAAATAACCAATCTAGAAAATTCATCTtcaagatctcccaagtcatcggaccacccctcaatggcctattatccctccattgcacataccatGCTTGTGCCACGTTCTTTAGTTGATAAGTAGtcaactcggccttctcacatATGGATAACCCCATAGCCAAAAGTATTTAAGAGACTTCATCAatgaattcttgggggtcttcatcaaccttagacccgtacaaagtaggagggttcattctagtgaagtcccttatatgggaagccatagtagtgacttcTTTATAAGAACGGGGGACAACCTCCGGATTTGTTTGAgccgtcatagcttgggcttggACGGTGGCATCTTGAGCCAATTGAATGAGGGCAGCCTGTATATCTCCATCCATCAAGGGTGGAGGATTGACCAGAGCTTGGTCAATATTAGTATCTTCTTTAAGTTTTGGAACTTGCTCACTATGGGGAGGAGCTTCTGCACTGGCAATTTCTTCTTCCAGTCTTCGAATCGCATTCCTTTTAGTGTTCATACTTCCTGTAAGCACAACAATAGAATTAGATGTCAAAGCACAGCATAGTATAATATTTCTACGAACTCGAATGATTCCTAGGCATCACataggttcctactcataaATGTGGCACACTTCAcatttatgaatacaaacctacatagacatgatagagagagagacacaACTCAAcaatattcaacctcatgctctgataccaagattATCACATCTGGGTTTAGCCCCTAGATATAACCGGCATCGTCATTctttttaaggactaagactagcctcttattctcatgtcattacattcataggttgaaaatgcggaaaaaatcaaaacttttcattacatccactaggaggtttacatagacctataCTTACACACAATATAGGCgtattgagtatacatagacccttcccTTCGtgtaggaaggttacatagccttctacttttattgcacatacagatatataagatagaaatatagtctcaaagattgtccatctcataccatctaaatgaTTATCACAACATGGACATAGCCCTACATAAAATGTAAAGAacccacatataggcttatataAGTCGCACAGAATGAAATTGGAATAAACATAAAAGTATTCGAAAAACATAGAAACTTCTTAAGCATGATATTGGCATCAccctcgaaaagtgaggacctacccacttggatgaaagaGAATATTCAAGCCTTATTCAAGTCGTCCCGAATGAGCCTTGAatgaccagaacctaaaatgtttgggaataGGGAAGAAAACGGGGTTAATaatccacatgtactaagtatgagaccttatgcacatataaaagaaaaacatgctaaaaagggacgtTTAGTTAAAAGATGCCATTTTACCGTTCTAACATTCTAATGCAAAGTCAATGAAGTCATACCAACCAACTAAGCATGCTTACTgactcaaacaagtaatatgtatcccaacatacttgaacccttgatttattacaaccctgtcatcaaggaataacattaCAAGGATGAATaagattgtcacgacccaatttcTTGAGCCATGAAGGCACCTACTATAATCCATCAGTAGGTTAGCCAAACCACAACCCAAAACAACACGTAATGGGTGTGAGGGTTGAAACCAAACAAGACTAAGCAAACTTACTATAACAACATAAGCAAACCAAACCATAAATACAATTAATGATCCCTCCTAGATCCTGGAAGTCACTAATACAGAGCTACAATCAAAACGAGTGCAAGTCCCAACAGTGGACCACCAAAACTAGACTGTCTCGAAAAGTAATAGACAAGTCTTTATACAAACAGATGGAGACTGAAATAGTACAAAATGTCGTGTA
Proteins encoded in this window:
- the LOC138340304 gene encoding uncharacterized protein, which gives rise to MGLSICEKAELTTYQLKNVAQAWYVQWRDNRPLRGGPMTWEILKMNFLDWLFPREMKEEKVVEFINRHQGGRSIHEYSLEFIKFSKYASSLVFNPRHQMSYFVMGVVEELQEKCYSVMLHDNMNISHLMVHARTVEDARDKRKNRYAKRARSFDGGSSNNRLEIQEKRRFKKRVSNQVPYKFPKARDDKGNKLRAKKGQSGNSPNEKPTYAKC